The Anopheles gambiae chromosome 2, idAnoGambNW_F1_1, whole genome shotgun sequence genomic sequence GCTAGAATTTCGTGCCCTCATGGAGCTAGGCTGCGTATGTGCGGTTCAACGATCGGAAGCAAGAGCATTAGCAGCAATGGCTACGAAAGATCTCGATGCTTTCAACATCCAGCAGTTGGAGATGCGCCCCGTCTCCTGTACACCGTATCTCAAGAACTCCTTGAATGGTCGCGTGAATTTGCGCAAGATATTCCTCTACCAGCACGTGTCACCGACAGGAAAACGCGAGATGTGGGGTCTATTCTCGGCCGCCAGTAAAAAAGCTCTCGTGATTGTTCTAGATACGGTACGCACAAACCAACTGCCAACAGTAAAAAATCTATACACTTCCGAACGAATAGCACTACTGACGGCCAGCGATGAACATGGGGAAGATATGCTTCCTCCGTCGGACATGACGTTCGAAGTTTTTATGGAAATAGATGCCAAGCAGGTGTATCAGCGCGTAACGCGCGCGTTATCGGCATATCGTGATGAAAAACGTGGCCCAACGTTACTATGCCTTCAAACGGCCCTTGGATTGCACAAGTTAAATCAGCATTTGCCGATTTGTTTAGAGTTCCCAGAGGTTTCCATTCACATAGCAGACGACGCGGCCCTGCTCTCTGGGCTCGATTGGCAACGGCACGGTGCTCGGTCAATGATACGACACTTTCTTAATTTAGGTCGCGTTCTTCAAATGATGCTAGAACAGTGCCTCTATTTCCAGCTTCCGCTGGGCAACATGCCTCCCGACACGGTGCTTTTCGGTGCGGATTTGTTTTTCGCGCGGCTTCTACATCGCCATAATTTTGTGTTATGGTTTTCTGGCGGGGCCCGTCCCGACCTTGGAGGACGCGAAGCGGATGACAGTCGATTGTTAGCCGAGTTTGAAGACAACATCTCGGTCGTACAGAATCGAAGTGGTTTTTATCGTTCAGTTTGCGTTGAACTAACCGTAGAAAGCTTAGCGGTATCTGCCCTGCTCCAGGCTAGCAAGGTACAGGAACTGGAAGGCACTTCATCCGCAATTACATTCGACGTAATGCCCCAAGCATCGTTAGAAGAAATGATCACTAGCGGACCAAACGGTCAGCAGCTTTCCAACTACGACGAAACAGCACTTTGCAGTCAGGCATTCCGTGTGATGCGGATGATGGTCAACACATGGCTGCGCGAAGTTTCAATCAACCGCAATGTATTTTCCGACTTTCAAATCATCCACTTTTACCGTTGGGTACGGTCCAGTCGCGCTCTGCTATACGATCCTGCTTTAAGACGCGCTCTCAATACTATTATGCGGAAACTTTTCTTGCAAATTGTAGCCGAGTTTAGACGCATGAAAGCAACGATCATTTACGCGGATTTTAATCGTATAGTGATTGATACAGGCAAGCGAACTGTTGGCGACGCGATCAGCTACACGGACTATATAGTGCAAAACATTCGCAACCGCGAACTCTTCCACAGCGTTTCGCTGTCGTTTCAGCAAGCGTGGGAATTTCTATTGTGGAACGATCCAACAAACTACGGCGGAGTGAGAGGTAACCTACCGAAGGAAGCGATTGACTCCAACGAACCGAATACGTTAACATCGCAGGATGAATTGGACGAAGAAGAGCTGGCGCTCGAAATGAACTGGAGTATTTCCGAGCAGCTGCCCGAGGAAAGAAGATGTCGGGCGAATTTTGAAAGCTTTGTTGTGTCCTTCCTCCAAACAATGGCCGAAGGTGTCTCGCCCGAAAGCGCACTGCAAAAGCTAGCCTGCATTGCCTACGGAATGGTACAAAAAATGCACGATGGATGCGCACGTGGCGCCAACGGCCCGGCATTGGAGTTTATAAAGGCGATAACTAAAGCGCTAGCCGCATGCAAAGAAGCTGAAGATCAACTAACAACTATGCGTCGCAACATGTTACTTCTCGTAGGCATTGGTGACTTCAGCGACAAGGCCGTGTGGAAAGAGTCGAGAAAATCCTTCATTCTTACCGAGGTCATCTGTCAGGCATGCAATCACTGCCGGGATCTAGATCTCTGCAAGGACACACACCGAGCTTTAAAAGACGGTGAATTGCCTGTTTGGTTATGTGCACAGTGCAACGTGGATTATGATAACGTCGAAATCGAAATGCGGCTCCTCGACGTGGTACAGCGGAAGCTTATGTCATACACGCTACAGGATTTACGGTGCATCAAGTGCAAGCAAATCAAACGGGAAAACCTTTCTCAGCACTGCACGTGCACGGGATGTTTTGAAAATCTCATCTCTACATCGGAGTTACGTCGCTTGCTGCAAACGTTCTACACGCTTGCCAAAGACTATCGCATGAGTGTTCTTGAGGAAACCGTTCAACACCTACTGGAAACGTAAGCAGTTTCAGCTCTTCATTAGTATAGACTATAAAATGGAGCAGagaaagggtttttttgtataatgCTTTATGCGCTGCGAtaatgtttctcttttttcggCAAATAAATATCAACGAAACGTAAGTTATTTTACATCTGTTTCAGAAGCAGTGATAATGTTATTTCCTATTTAAAGATGCCTGCTTTTAGATGACCGGGCACCATTCAAGCGCTGGAATTGATCGGATCAATTTTGGGCTCCTCGAACTTGAAGGCGGGGAAGGCAGTCATATCTTCGCCCTGACCACCTCCGTACTGCTTGGCCAGTTTCTCCATCTCTTGCTTCAATTCACGCTGGATTTCCGGTGTAGCATCAACTAGTTTGCCACcactgaaatatttttttattcatgaaTTAGTGAGTGCAGTGGCGATGCGATAGACTTTCCAACAAAATACTTACGCGCTCTGGCTCTTCTGTGCGTATTCACGGAGTTTGGTCACGAACAGCTGCTGGATTGGATCGCTTGCCTTAGCCAGCAGTACAGCGGAGACACCGTAATTACGGCGTGTCTGCAGTCCAACAATCCGGGCAGCGGATAGAATCTGGTTGGTCAGCATCTGTCGGAAAAACAACAATGGAGATGAGTGCGACAGTAAGTTATGTAACTAGAAAACAACTGGAATTCATTGTTTCTACATCACTCTATTCCACTATCGTATTGCATTATTCTGCCTTCATTTCCTTAAGGTAGTGCTATTTGCGAACGTATTGCTGAACCTACCTTCGGTTTATTTAATTCACGGAATCGTCCTTATCGCTTCGAGAACGGATGCTAGAAGATTTTGGGATGTCGAGAAAATCTTGAGCACGATCTGTTGACAGTGAGCTGACATCGGCCGTCAAATATGGCAGTGTgaccagattattttggccgATTTCGGTAGGAACATCAATATTTTATCtgtaggttaaaactcgaaattcagttaaaaataaaagcagaGCGAAAGGAAAATGTGATATGCGGAGCAAAGTAAATACACGTGCGTTCGGTTCAGTTAACAAAAGCAAAGAGGAATATATTCTGTCAGATTGACATATTGGTGTATGGTGTCATTTGTTGTGCAGGGTTTTTCGGTGTACAACTACGTCGTTCTATGTTTGTCCGTTAACACCCCTCCTCAAACATATAACGGTTCAACTCCCAAGACGGCTCGATGTTTGACAAACGATACCTGAGGAAGTCCCTTTGTTAAAATGTCTGCTGGTTGATCAGTGGTTGGGATGTAGCACAGCTTCACTCTTTCTTCATGGACACACTGCTTGATAAAGTGCAATTTGATTTCAGTGTGCTTGAGCCTTTTCGACGAACCATTCGAATTTGCTATAGCTATAGCTGACTGATTGTCTTCGAAGACTTCTACAGGTAGATTATCTCGAAGGCTCAGCTCCTCGAATAGTTTGCATGTCCACAGTACCTCACAGATGCAGTCGGATAGAGCTGAACATTCTGCTTCAGTTGATGACAATGCTACTGTCCGCTGCTTTTTAGTGCTCCAAGCAGTAGTTGCCCCATAGACTTTAATTAAGCAACCTGAGGTGGAACGCCTATCCATCACATCTGTTGCCCAATTCGCATCTGCAAATCCAATTATTTGACGACATGTAGGATCGCTTTTCTTGTAAATTAGCCCATAGTCAATTGTGCCCTTCAAGTAGCGAAGAATCCTTTTGGCATGTTTCCAATGTTCTTCCCCGGGATTACTCTGGAACTGACTGAAGTAAGAAACCGCAGCACTTATGTCAGGACGAGAAGTTATTGTCAAATAAGTGAGACAGCCGATCATCTCCCGGTACGGCTTGTTTAGGTTTTGATCGATTTCTGACTTTTTCAGCTGTAGGTTCGGTTCCATTGGAGTAGATATTGGGTTACACTCTTCCATTCCGAAACGCTTCAATACAGCATTGATGTATTTCTGCTGACTCAGTTTCATGATTCCATTCATTGGCTCTCTTTCAATGCACAGGCCTAAGAACATTTTAGCCTCATCTAGATCTTGcattttgaattgattgattaacATTTGTTTCACGGTTTTGATTTCCTGAAGGTTCTTTGCAATGATAAGCACGTCGTCAACATACAACAACACGTAGACAGGACCAAGTTTGCTTTCTCGTATGTATAGACAGCTATCTTCCAAGCATTGACGAAAACCACAACGTGAAATGTGTTCATTGAAACATTCATTCCACGCCTTAGATGCTTGCTTTAGACCGTAAATGGATTTGTTGAGTCGACATACTTTATCCCCCTCCTCAAATCCTTTAGGTTGGCGCATGTAAATTTCTTCTTTCAATGTCCCGTTGAGAAAGGCAGATGTTACATCCATTTGATGAACAGCATAATCAAATTGGTTTGCTATAGCAAGCATTGAGCGTACAGTCGACATTTTTACTACAGGTGCATAAGTTTCCGAAAAGTCGAAACCATATCGCTGTGTGAAACCTTTGGCGACTAAACGTGCCTTTCgtttttccacttttccatCCGGTCCAAATTTGAGACGAAAAACCCATTTACAATCCACTGGTTTGCGTCCGATTGGTAGGTCCACCAATTCCCACGTGttactttcagcaagcgatTCCAGCTCTTTATCGATAGCTAGTTTCCATTCAGGCCAATCTGATAGCTTTTTCAACTCATCAATACTGTCTGgaatattttcaacaaaattttCAGCATTCAATGCATAggcaaaacacaaataatcgTCCAATTTTGCAGGAGGCTTACAAACTCGACCACTGCGTCGAGGAAGATCGCTTTCTTCCTCTTCAAGAGGATCTTGGTTTACgttgaatgaattattttctgCATCATCAAATGTATCTTCTCCCGTATCGATTTCTACTGGTAAGAACGGCAATGTTTGCTGAAATTCTACGTCACTTTCAGCGGAATCAATGTCATTTGCGATTGGCATAACCGATGGTCGTTGAATGGATTCCATTACATTTTCAGCATGATTGGAGGCAGCCAAGGGGGTGTAAGGTCCAAGTAACTGACCATGATGGAGATTGACATTCTGATCTTCGGTATTATTGGCTTCATTGCTCATATGCCGCTGTTTAATTGATATTTCTTCGATAACAACATCTCTGGCGATAAATATTTGCTTACCATCCCATAAGCGATAACCACCACCGCCATAGCCAACAAAGTGACTGGTTTTGCTGCGAGGTTCCAGTTTGGTACGTTTTTCTTTCGGGATGTGGCAATAAGCTTTGCTTCCAAAAATACGAAATCGTGATACATCCGGCTTATGCCCATACCAGAGTTCATACGGCGTTTTATCGGAATTCAGTGCTGCTGTGGGGCTTCGATTCAGGAGATAAACGGCCGTCAGAACCGCCTCGTTCCACATGTTTTTCTTCAGATTCGAGTCAGCTATCATAGCTCTGGCTTTGTCAAGAATAGTACGGTTGAATCTTTCGCTGACCCCATTTTGCTGGGGAGTATAAGGCACAGTAAATTCCATTTGTATGCCCTTCATACGGCAAAATTCCATAAATCTGTTACCCATATACTCTCCTCCGTTGTCACAACGTAAACGGCTAATGGTGCTGTCGAAATGAGCTTCTGCCATGGCAATATATGTTTGAAAACACTCTAATACATCGCTTTTCGCGCAGATGAAATAAACTACACAGAAATGTGTGAAATCATCCATAAATGTTACAAAATAACGTTTTCCGTTCCATGAGGTTGGGTTCATATAACCACACACATCGCTATGTATCAATTCAAGCGGTCGGGAACTACGCGGCAGTTTATGCTCCTGGAAAGGTTGGCGCGTCTGTTTACCTTCCATGCAAGGACCGCATATACTACCCAGTCCATCTGTTGTGTTAATAGCTTCTTTCTTCAGTGCCAATCCTCTGACCATTTCGTCAGAAATAACCTTCATTAAACCATACTTGCCTATGTGTCCGTATCTTCTATGCCATAGCTGAGCATCATCCATTGCATTCTGCGATACTAGCGCTTTTGAATTATTTGGTTTCATAACCTCAACATCTAATTCATATAGACGGTTTAATCGGCTTCCCGTGCATAATTCATGCCCATCGCGCTTAATAACCGCAacattt encodes the following:
- the LOC1275916 gene encoding ATP synthase-coupling factor 6, mitochondrial encodes the protein MLTNQILSAARIVGLQTRRNYGVSAVLLAKASDPIQQLFVTKLREYAQKSQSAGGKLVDATPEIQRELKQEMEKLAKQYGGGQGEDMTAFPAFKFEEPKIDPINSSA